One Setaria italica strain Yugu1 chromosome I, Setaria_italica_v2.0, whole genome shotgun sequence DNA window includes the following coding sequences:
- the LOC101772457 gene encoding ribosomal RNA small subunit methyltransferase, chloroplastic: MVALTSLSPAPPRPSPTPAPPRRRPPAPRGRTYSPRGGILRAATVTDAAPGPGADDYHSTIRSLNSRGRHVPRKSLGQNYMLNSKVNEELVTAAGVEEGDFVLEIGPGTGSLTAALLEAGATVFAVEKDKHMATLVKDRFGSTERLKIIEEDITKFHIRSHFLPFMKEEYHATKKHAKVVSNLPFNVSTEVVKLLLPMGDVFSIVVLMLQDETAVRLAGASIQTPEYRPINVFVNFYSEPEYKFRVDRENFFPRPKVDGAVISFKLKKAEEYPPVGSAKSFFSMVNSAFNGKRKMLRKSLQHLCSSSEIEAALHNLGLPVTARPSDLTLDDFVRLHNHLVEV; the protein is encoded by the exons ATGGTGGCGCTCACCTCCTTATCCCCAGCGCCACCGCGCCCTTCTCCGACTCCGgcacctcctcgccgccggccgccggcgcctcgcGGCCGTACCTACTCCCCTCGCGGCGGGatcctccgcgccgccaccgtcacGGACGCCGCGCCCGGGCCCGGCGCCGACGACTACCACTCCACCATCCGCTCCCTCAACTCCCGTGGCCGCCACGTCCCCCGCAAATCGCTCGGGCAG AACTACATGCTCAACTCCAAGGTGAACGAGGAGCtggtgacggcggcgggggtggaggagggggactTCGTGCTCGAGATCGGGCCGGGCACAGGGTCGCTCACCGCCGCGCTGCTCGAGGCCGGCGCTACCGTCTTCGCCGTCGAGAAG GATAAGCATATGGCTACCCTTGTGAAAGATAGGTTTGGATCCACAGAACGATTGAAG ATCATCGAAGAAGACATCACAAAATTTCACATTCGCTCCCATTTTCTTCCTTTCATGAAAGAGGAATACCATGCCACCAAAAAACATGCAAAG GTTGTTTCAAACTTACCATTCAATGTCAGCACCGAAGTTGTCAAACTACTTCTCCCAATGGGGGATGTTTTCTCTATCGTGGTGCTTATGCTTCAG GATGAAACGGCAGTGCGCCTTGCAGGTGCTTCAATACAAACTCCGGAGTACCGACCTATCAATGTGTTTGTGAATTTCTATTCAG AACCTGAATACAAGTTCAGAGTTGACAGAGAGAATTTTTTCCCTCGGCCGAAG GTTGATGGAGCTGTTATCAGCTTTAAACTAAAGAAAGCTGAGGAGTATCCGCCAGTTGGTTCTGCCAAAAGCTTCTTTTCCATG GTGAATTCCGCTTTCAATGGGAAGCGGAAGATGCTTAGGAAATCTCTTCAGCACCTATGCTCTTCTTCTGAGATCGAGGCCGCACTACACAACCTCGGCCTTCCAGTTACA GCTAGACCTTCTGACCTGACATTGGATGATTTCGTGAGATTGCACAATCATCTGGTGGAAGTATGA
- the LOC101773686 gene encoding serine/arginine-rich splicing factor RS40 isoform X1 has translation MSYIYDQHCTLLPRLITISSPIQPCQSHGRLERSGGFAFVYMEDERDAEDAINRLDGVDFGRKGRRIRVEWTKEDRSAGRKGGSSRRSPTSARPTKTLFVINFDPINTRIRDLERHFDKYGRVANVRIKKNFAFVQFEVQEDATRALEGTNGSHFMDRVISVEYALRDDDEKGERGNGYSPDRRGRERSPARRRSPSPYGRGRERGSPDYGRGRERGSPDYGRGGSKRSPDYGSNGGGRGDERGSPNYDRERREASPRRERREASPRRERREASPGYDRPPSHSPGRDDRD, from the exons ATGTCTTACATTTACGATCAACATTGCACCCTCCTCCCCCGCCTGATCACCATTTCCTCGCCAATCCAACCATGCCAATCTCATGGCCGGCTGGAGAGAAGTGGAG GGTTTGCATTTGTCTACATGGAAGATGAACGTGATGCTGAAGATGCTATCAATAGACTTGATGGAGTTGATTTTGGCAGGAAAGGAAGGAGAATCAGAGTTGAGTGGACAAAG GAGGATCGCAGTGCTGGTCGAAAAGGCGGCAGCTCGAGGAGATCTCCAACCAGTGCAAGGCCAACAAAAACCTTGTTTGTGATCAACTTTGACCCAATCAACACAAGAATTCGAGATCTGGAGAGGCACTTTGATAAATATGGCAGGGTCGCAAATGTGAGGATCAAAAAGAACTTTGCCTTTGTCCAGTTTGAGGTACAGGAGGATGCTACTAGAGCATTGGAGGGTACTAATGGAAG CCATTTCATGGACAGGGTCATCTCAGTTGAATATGCACTTcgtgatgatgatgaaaaagGTGAAAGAGGGAATGGATACAGCCCAGACAGGAGAGGTCGTGAAAGATCACCAGCTAGAAGGCGATCTCCTAGTCCCTATGGCAGAGGACGGGAGAGGGGTAGCCCAGACTATGGCAGAGGACGGGAGAGAGGGAGCCCGGACTATGGTAGGGGAGGTAGCAAGCGAAGCCCTGATTATGGCTCAAATGGTGGTGGCAGAGGTGACGAGAGGGGCAGCCCCAACTACGACCGCGAGCGCCGTGAAGCTAGCCCACGTCGTGAGCGCCGTGAAGCTAGCCCCCGTCGTGAGCGCCGTGAAGCTAGTCCTGGATATGACAGGCCCCCCAG TCACTCACCTGGAAGGGACGACAGGGATTAA
- the LOC101773686 gene encoding serine/arginine-rich splicing factor RS40 isoform X2, whose product MEDERDAEDAINRLDGVDFGRKGRRIRVEWTKEDRSAGRKGGSSRRSPTSARPTKTLFVINFDPINTRIRDLERHFDKYGRVANVRIKKNFAFVQFEVQEDATRALEGTNGSHFMDRVISVEYALRDDDEKGERGNGYSPDRRGRERSPARRRSPSPYGRGRERGSPDYGRGRERGSPDYGRGGSKRSPDYGSNGGGRGDERGSPNYDRERREASPRRERREASPRRERREASPGYDRPPSHSPGRDDRD is encoded by the exons ATGGAAGATGAACGTGATGCTGAAGATGCTATCAATAGACTTGATGGAGTTGATTTTGGCAGGAAAGGAAGGAGAATCAGAGTTGAGTGGACAAAG GAGGATCGCAGTGCTGGTCGAAAAGGCGGCAGCTCGAGGAGATCTCCAACCAGTGCAAGGCCAACAAAAACCTTGTTTGTGATCAACTTTGACCCAATCAACACAAGAATTCGAGATCTGGAGAGGCACTTTGATAAATATGGCAGGGTCGCAAATGTGAGGATCAAAAAGAACTTTGCCTTTGTCCAGTTTGAGGTACAGGAGGATGCTACTAGAGCATTGGAGGGTACTAATGGAAG CCATTTCATGGACAGGGTCATCTCAGTTGAATATGCACTTcgtgatgatgatgaaaaagGTGAAAGAGGGAATGGATACAGCCCAGACAGGAGAGGTCGTGAAAGATCACCAGCTAGAAGGCGATCTCCTAGTCCCTATGGCAGAGGACGGGAGAGGGGTAGCCCAGACTATGGCAGAGGACGGGAGAGAGGGAGCCCGGACTATGGTAGGGGAGGTAGCAAGCGAAGCCCTGATTATGGCTCAAATGGTGGTGGCAGAGGTGACGAGAGGGGCAGCCCCAACTACGACCGCGAGCGCCGTGAAGCTAGCCCACGTCGTGAGCGCCGTGAAGCTAGCCCCCGTCGTGAGCGCCGTGAAGCTAGTCCTGGATATGACAGGCCCCCCAG TCACTCACCTGGAAGGGACGACAGGGATTAA
- the LOC101774352 gene encoding histone-lysine N-methyltransferase ATXR6 translates to MGAAGQLRRRTRARTPPSRADSGDDDLSCEACGSGDAAAELMLCDGCDRGFHIFCLRPILPRVPAGDWFCPSCRSPAAAKSAAAASPVAKKPKQFPLVQTKIVDFFKIQRSPLAAASSEAKKRKRKPAGALVVSKKKRKLLPFNPCEDPAQRLRQMASLATALTATGAAFSNHLTYQPGMAPRSANRAALEAGGMQVLPKEDVEALSQCQRMMERGECPPLLVVYDPVEGFTVEADRFIRDLTIITEYVGDVDYLRNREHDDGDSMMTLLSASAPSRSLVICPDRRSNIARFINGINNHTPEGRKKQNLKCVRYDVAGECRVLLVANRDISKGERLYYDYNGSEHEYPTHHFV, encoded by the exons atgggcgccgccggccagctCCGCCGGCGGACGCGCGCGCGGACGCCGCCGAGCAGGGCGGATtccggcgacgacgacttgaGCTGCGAGGCGTGCGGGtccggggacgccgccgcggagctTATGCTCTGCGACGGCTGCGACCGCGGGTTCCACATCTTCTGCCTCCGCCCCATCCTCCCGCGCGTCCCCGCCGGCGACTGGTTCTGCCCCTCCTGCcgctccccggccgccgccaagtccgccgccgccgcttcccccgTCGCCAAGAAGCCCAAGC AATTCCCGCTGGTCCAGACGAAGATCGTGGATTTCTTCAAGATCCAGCGGAGCCCGCTCGCCGCGGCGTCGTCGGAGGCGAAgaagcggaagcggaagcccgcgGGGGCGCTGGTGGTgtccaagaagaagaggaagctgctGCCCTTCAACCCCTGCGAGGACCCCGCGCAGCGGCTCCGCCAGATGGCCTCCCTCGCCACCGCGCtcaccgccaccggcgccgccttcAGCAACCACCTCACCTACCAGCCCGGCATGGCGCCCCGCTCCGCCAACCGCGCCGCCCTCGAGGCCGGCGGGATGCAG GTGCTGCCGAAGGAGGACGTGGAGGCGCTGAGCCAGTGCCAGCGGATGATGGAGCGAGGGGAGTGCCCGCCTCTGCTGGTGGTGTACGACCCCGTGGAGGGGTTCACAGTGGAGGCGGACCGGTTCATCAGGGACCTCACCATCATCACCGAGTACGTCGGCGACGTCGACTACCTCCGGAACCGggagcacgacgacggcgacagcaTGATGACGCTGCTCTCGGCGTCCGCGCCGTCCAGGAGCCTCGTCATCTGCCCCGACCGGCGCAGCAACATCGCGCGCTTCATCAACGGGATCAACAACCACACGCcggaggggaggaagaagcagaACCTCAAGTGCGTGCGCTACGACGTCGCCGGCGAGTGCCGGGTGCTGCTCGTGGCAAACAGGGACATCTCCAAGGGGGAGAGGCTCTACTACGACTACAATGGCTCCGAGCACGAGTACCCCACGCACCATTTCGTGTGA
- the LOC101774756 gene encoding calcium-binding protein KIC has translation MAASASPRAGGGSSEEAYEDLLPVMGERLGAAGLLSELRAGFRLLADPARGAITAESLRRGAAAALGVAGMAPAEADAMVREGDHDGDGALSEAEFCVLMVRLSPGIMADAEAWLEEAIANELAREQLQGTHLSGAGAGGRGAAAPPPASRRSV, from the coding sequence ATGGCGGCATCAGCGagcccccgcgccggcggcggaagcTCGGAGGAGGCGTACGAGGACCTGCTGCCGGTGATGGGTGAGCGCCTGGGCGCGGCGGGCCTGCTGTCGGAGCTGCGTGCCGGGTTCCGGCTGCTGGCGGACCCGGCGCGGGGCGCCATCACGGCCGAGAGCCTGCGGcgcggggccgcggcggcgctgggcgtgGCCGGGATGGCGCCCGCGGAGGCCGACGCCATGGTGAGGGAGGGCgaccacgacggcgacggcgcgctcAGCGAGGCCGAGTTCTGCGTCCTCATGGTGCGCCTCAGCCCCGGGATCATGGCCGACGCGGAGGCATGGCTCGAGGAGGCCATCGCCAACGAGCTCGCACGGGAGCAACTACAAGGCACCCacctctccggcgccggcgccgggggcaGAGGCGCGGCGGCTCCTCCGCCGGCTAGCCGCCGATCGGTTTAA